Part of the Bdellovibrionales bacterium genome is shown below.
GAAAAAGAGGCAGCAGGAATTTGAATGGCAAGGAACAAAATAACAAACGCATAGGAAATCAAAAGAATTGTCATCAAAGTCAGACGTCGAACCCCATCTCGTCCAAAGTACTCATTGATAAGGTCTGTCGAGAGAAATACAATTGGCCACAATATGACGCCGATACTGGCTGCGGGCTGGCCAATCAGCGGAAGATCCAAAGGAAAAAGAATCAGCTTAACTCCTATGACTTCTGCTAAAATAGCATTTGTGATGAAAAATCCAGTCAAAACAAGAAAAACAATGTCACGGCGTGATTCAATTTTCATAAATTCTCGTATTCTTCAGGGCAATTTCGAAAGACGCTGAGATTCAAAAACAATCCTGAGTCCGAATGCAAAAATAAGCGCAGCAAAGACAAGGTGTGCCACGGTGATGAGGGGCGGAATCCCCAATTTCACATTGGAAATTCCCACAAGCAGTTGTGCGAGGATGAGACCATTCATCCATCTTCCCGTGACCAACAGCGACCTAGGCACCTTCATTTTTGAGACCAAATAATAGGCTCCAAAAATTGCAAAAATGGAAATGTAGGCCCCTAGCCGGTGGATAACCTGTAATCCCACGAGGCCCCCAAAGCTGGGAAACCATTTTCCTTGGCAAGTTGGCCAATCGGGACAGGCCAATCCAGCATAATTGGAAGAGACAAGACCTCCCAACAAAATCTGTACATACACAATTGCGGAAACAAGGAGATAAAGAAAATTCACCCGACCCAATCCTTTGAGATTTATTTCGGGTTTATAACTGCCTTTGGACTCTTCGTGGTGAATGGACAAATAGATCCAAACCAAGCACCCAAAAAAGGCGATTCCCAAGCCCAAATGGGCTGTGACAGTTCCAAAATGCAAGAGTTTAAGGACAGTGAGGCCACCCATGACAATTTGAACGCCAAGAATCACTAAGGTGAGTTTGCTCAAATTTCGTATATGAGACGGTATAGCAGGGTTGAGATGCATGGCGATGCTAAGTGCCAATGTCATTAGAGCAATTAAGCCAGCAAGGACGCGATGTATGAATTCAAAATAAACTTGTACGTCAAAGTCAGGTATGAATTGGCCAAAACAGAGCGGCCAATCAGGACAGGCAAGGCCCGCGTCCATGGCGCGCGTGGCTCCACCCAATGCAATCAAAGTCAAAATCAAAATGCAAAGAGCAAAGGTCCCTTTTCGAAGCATCAAGAGGGAGGGAGAAGAAAGTGGACCGGCCCAGGTGAAGAGAGCTTGTCGGATCATAGGTTCCTCATTTCAAGAAAAATTTCCAACCACCTATCTAGGATGGGAACAAATAAAAAAGCCAACATACTAAAGTTGGTCCATAGAAAAAAGGAGAGCCATCCCGTTTTTCCCTTTGAACGAAAGAATCTCACAAATTCGAAAAGAACCTTGATTGAGAATGGAATGACGACCAGGAGATAGAGCCAACTCGAATCTATGATCCACGGAGAGATCACTGCGAGTGCAACATAAACGAGCATGTATATTCCAATGAAATAGAGAGTGCGAGAGTCGTCCATTGCAACAGGCAAAGTTGGGACATTTCCCCTTCGATAATCTTCTTTGTATTTTAAAGCAAGCGCCCAAAAATGTGGCATTTGCCACATAAACATAACGAGAAATGCGTAGACACATTCCCGAGTAAAGATTTGAGTGCTATTGGCGGAGTATCCAATCACCACAGGCATAGCGCCCGGAATGGCGCCCGGAATGGCAGCAAATATCCAGCGAGGTTTCCAGATCATAGTGTACAGTCCATTGTAACTAAAAATAGTCAGCAATCCCAGAAGAGCTGAAAGAGGTTGTATCCAAAACAAAACAAGACTGCCACAGCTCATCAAAGACAAAGAAACAATAAGACCTTGCTGGGGGCTCAATTCGCCAGTAGCAATCGGTCGTGCTTGAGTTCTATGCATCAGCCTGTCCAATTGATATTCCTGAACCTGGTTGAGGGCAAAACTACCTGCACTGATCAACGTGACTCCAAAAATGAGGCCCAAAAAATGGGTCCATTCAAAACTGTATTCGATTCGAAAACTAAGCCAATAGCCGGCCACTGCAGTAAGTACTACAAATGGGATCAAATTAAATTTCACTAGGCGCTTTAAAAAAATAAGCACAGGAGCCTCACCTGACTGCTCCAAAATCGGAGTTTCGAACCATTCGGAATTGGAAGCTGAGTCTACTTAGGTGACTGGTCTAAACGAGTCAAGATATCAAAAATTGAAAAGCCATACAATACGACCAAAAAGAAAATACCCGAACCAAAAATGAGTTTGTTCATTTTTCCATCATATTTTAAGCCCATAAAAAACAAGACGACCAAGGTGGCCTTTGTGCTTGCGACGGCCATCGCAAGGATGATGTTAAGTTTACCGAAATGAACGGCCTCACCCATAACAGTTGGGGAGATGAGTACAGTCAGCAAAGTTAAAATCATGAGCGCTGCAAAGGTCTTAAAATAAACCTGACTGGGAATGATGTGGTGTGTAGTGTCGTGGTTTCCGTGTTCCATGCCGTCTCCCTTAAGTCAGATAAAATAGCGGAAAAAGAAAAATCCATATCAAATCAATAATGTGCCAAAAAAGGCCTACGCCCTCCACGGGTGTAAAGTATTTGGGTCCAAACTCGTCCTTTGCGATAGCTCGATAAAGGATCCAACTGATCAACCCCATGCCAATTAAAACGTGTGCTCCGTGGAGACCCGTCATGGTGTAATACAAGCCAAAGTAGATTTTGATATGTTCAATATTGGCCATTTCTGGATTCGTGAAGAATTTCGCTGGTGCCAGACCCAAATGCAATTTGTGAGAATACTCAAAGTATTTCACCACCATGAAGACGGCCCCACACAAGACGGTAACGGCGAGACTTATGATCGCCTTCTGGCGATCACCCTTTTGGAAATAGTGAATGCCCAATGCCATTGTGAGGGAGCTAAAAATGAGCACAACAGTATTCAAGGCCCCCATTCGCCAATCCACCGTTGTGGCTCCCTTAAGGAAGACCTCAGGGTAAAGCCCCCGGAAAATTGTGAGAGCAACAAAGAGCCCACCAAACATGAGAATTTCGGTGGCGAGAAACAACCAAACTCCTTCTTTAGAAGCAATAAACTCCTTTTCAGGCGATTCGAAGTGATGTGCGTGATGATGCTCAGATGCCGTCTTAGCGATACTCATAAGGACCTGCCGTAATGACTGGAATTTTATTGAAGTTGTCATGAATTGGGGGTGAAGCAATCGTCCATTCCAGAGTTTTACCCCCCCAGGGGTTTGCTGTGGCCTTTCTTCCTGCAATAAGACCGTGAATAATTGTCCCTAATGCGATCAGAAAGCCAGTTGCAATTAAATAAGAGCCAACGGTTGAAATCCGATTGAGAGCTGTGAACTCAGGAAGGTAATCAAAATATCGTCGTGGCATTCCAAGACTCCCAAGAATGAATTGAGGGAAGAACGTCACGTTAAAGCCAAGAAAAATAAAAAACCAGGACAATTTTGCTGGAAATTCATTCACCATTTTCCCAAACATCTTGGGAAACCAATAATAAATCCCACCCATGAACGCCATCAGAGTCCCACCCACCATCACATAATGAAAATGAGCGACAACAAAGTAAGTGTCATGCAGATGAACATCCAGGGCAATTGTTGCCAGCATGATTCCAGTCAGACCGCCGATCAAGAAAAGAAACATAAAGCCAACGGCAAAAAGCATAGGAGCGTCCAATTTGACAGAACCCCTGTACATCGTGGCCACCCAATTGAACATCTTGATCGCTGTTGGAACGCCGACGAGCATGGTTATAAATGAAAACAAAATTCCGGCCCATTCTGACTGTCCGCTAACAAAAAGGTGGTGCCCCCATACAAAGAAACTCAGGACCGCAATCGCAAGGCTTGAATAAGCAATGGCTGTATAGCCAAAAATAGTCTTTCGGGAAAAAGTAGCAATCAATTCTGAAATGACTCCCATAGCTGGGAGAATCATGATGTAGACGGCAGGATGTGAGTAGAACCAAAAGAAGTGCTGAAATAGCACGGGGTCCCCACCCAATGTCGAATCAAAAATCCCCACTCCGAATAATCTTTCGAAGATCAACAGCAGGAGAGTGATTCCAAGTACGGGAGTCGCCAAAACCTGAAGAATGGCGGTCGAATAAAGGGCCCATACCATCAACGGCATCCGAGTCATGGTCATTCCAGGAGCTCGGAGGCGATGCACGGTAACGATGAAGTTGAGCCCAGTCAGGATCGAGGACATGCCCATCGTGAAGGCGCCGGCGACCATCAAGATGACACCACTTTTTGTTTGCAGGCTATAAGGAGTATAAAACGTCCATCCCGTATCAACTCCAGTTGTGAAGAGTGATGTCACAGAGATGAATGCGCCCAGCATGAAAACATAATAGCTGGCCAAATTGAGGCGAGGGAAAGCGACGTCCTTGGCTCCGAGCATAATAGGTAACAAGAAATTTCCCAAAAATGCGGGAATTCCAGGAATGATCACCATAAAAACCATAATGGATCCGTGATAGGTCATCACTTTGTTGTACTGATCGGGTCCCATGATTGTGGACCCCGGGGCAATCAGCTCTGTTCTGATCAAAAGCGCGTAAATTCCTCCAATGAAAAAGAAGACCAGGATGCTAAGGAAGTACATCAATCCGA
Proteins encoded:
- a CDS encoding cytochrome C oxidase subunit IV family protein, with product MEHGNHDTTHHIIPSQVYFKTFAALMILTLLTVLISPTVMGEAVHFGKLNIILAMAVASTKATLVVLFFMGLKYDGKMNKLIFGSGIFFLVVLYGFSIFDILTRLDQSPK
- a CDS encoding cytochrome c oxidase subunit 3 family protein — translated: MSIAKTASEHHHAHHFESPEKEFIASKEGVWLFLATEILMFGGLFVALTIFRGLYPEVFLKGATTVDWRMGALNTVVLIFSSLTMALGIHYFQKGDRQKAIISLAVTVLCGAVFMVVKYFEYSHKLHLGLAPAKFFTNPEMANIEHIKIYFGLYYTMTGLHGAHVLIGMGLISWILYRAIAKDEFGPKYFTPVEGVGLFWHIIDLIWIFLFPLFYLT
- a CDS encoding protoheme IX farnesyltransferase produces the protein MLIFLKRLVKFNLIPFVVLTAVAGYWLSFRIEYSFEWTHFLGLIFGVTLISAGSFALNQVQEYQLDRLMHRTQARPIATGELSPQQGLIVSLSLMSCGSLVLFWIQPLSALLGLLTIFSYNGLYTMIWKPRWIFAAIPGAIPGAMPVVIGYSANSTQIFTRECVYAFLVMFMWQMPHFWALALKYKEDYRRGNVPTLPVAMDDSRTLYFIGIYMLVYVALAVISPWIIDSSWLYLLVVIPFSIKVLFEFVRFFRSKGKTGWLSFFLWTNFSMLAFLFVPILDRWLEIFLEMRNL
- the ctaD gene encoding cytochrome c oxidase subunit I; the protein is MAHVANATHNEDYLHHGKGLWSWMTTLDHKRIGLMYFLSILVFFFIGGIYALLIRTELIAPGSTIMGPDQYNKVMTYHGSIMVFMVIIPGIPAFLGNFLLPIMLGAKDVAFPRLNLASYYVFMLGAFISVTSLFTTGVDTGWTFYTPYSLQTKSGVILMVAGAFTMGMSSILTGLNFIVTVHRLRAPGMTMTRMPLMVWALYSTAILQVLATPVLGITLLLLIFERLFGVGIFDSTLGGDPVLFQHFFWFYSHPAVYIMILPAMGVISELIATFSRKTIFGYTAIAYSSLAIAVLSFFVWGHHLFVSGQSEWAGILFSFITMLVGVPTAIKMFNWVATMYRGSVKLDAPMLFAVGFMFLFLIGGLTGIMLATIALDVHLHDTYFVVAHFHYVMVGGTLMAFMGGIYYWFPKMFGKMVNEFPAKLSWFFIFLGFNVTFFPQFILGSLGMPRRYFDYLPEFTALNRISTVGSYLIATGFLIALGTIIHGLIAGRKATANPWGGKTLEWTIASPPIHDNFNKIPVITAGPYEYR
- a CDS encoding heme A synthase; translated protein: MIRQALFTWAGPLSSPSLLMLRKGTFALCILILTLIALGGATRAMDAGLACPDWPLCFGQFIPDFDVQVYFEFIHRVLAGLIALMTLALSIAMHLNPAIPSHIRNLSKLTLVILGVQIVMGGLTVLKLLHFGTVTAHLGLGIAFFGCLVWIYLSIHHEESKGSYKPEINLKGLGRVNFLYLLVSAIVYVQILLGGLVSSNYAGLACPDWPTCQGKWFPSFGGLVGLQVIHRLGAYISIFAIFGAYYLVSKMKVPRSLLVTGRWMNGLILAQLLVGISNVKLGIPPLITVAHLVFAALIFAFGLRIVFESQRLSKLP